In Paenibacillus sonchi, a single genomic region encodes these proteins:
- a CDS encoding cytochrome c biogenesis protein ResB: protein MISNTKCECGHQNPVGTVLCEACGKPLDRDEQLSSANLEMRYDGVARRSQRVNPGVIDLVWNFFSSVKIAIYLIVLTLLGSMLGTIFPQESTFLNIDASTYYPEKYGRAGEIYYKLGLSHTYESWWFVLLLVLIGASLVICSLDRVLPLYKALTRQKIRKHRQFLTRQKVALVAELKEEPEAWVARMVEPLQKKGYRVRTDGGALLAEKHRFSRWGPYVIHIGLIIFLLAVLARGLPGLNMDQHLAFPQGETVRIPDTTYYLKNEKFTVEFYTEEEMPKEFRGTKILPKLYETRAVLYECTADCTDPSREPQLAEVARHDIQVNSPLSYNGLKAYQFDYDLTPVLRSVQPELINAKSGEVYGKFKLDMNNPQRSFQAGPYTLSLKEKYMDFGLNEEGQPVSKSPYPNAPAFLFLITGPDLPAGGQQYFYFPKQVDKEKFQMTAINDKLGGSGRFLELEVGDMSDVDFSESTTYLNIRVDRAMPFVWIGAGIVMLGLILGFYWQHRRIWLAANHGELVLGGHTNKNWFGFRREIVSILAKTDLTVDEKSLDNGGGLA, encoded by the coding sequence CTGATCAGCAATACCAAATGTGAATGCGGCCACCAGAACCCGGTTGGCACGGTCCTCTGCGAAGCCTGCGGCAAGCCGCTGGACAGGGACGAGCAGCTCTCTTCGGCCAACCTCGAAATGCGGTATGACGGTGTTGCCCGCCGTTCACAGCGGGTGAATCCCGGGGTGATCGACCTGGTGTGGAACTTTTTTTCCTCGGTCAAGATCGCCATTTACCTGATTGTCCTGACGCTGCTCGGTTCCATGCTGGGAACGATATTTCCCCAGGAGAGCACTTTTCTCAATATTGATGCATCCACCTATTATCCAGAAAAGTACGGAAGAGCCGGGGAGATTTATTATAAACTCGGCCTTTCGCACACTTATGAGTCCTGGTGGTTCGTGCTGCTGCTTGTGCTCATTGGAGCCTCGCTGGTGATCTGCAGCCTGGACCGTGTGCTGCCCCTTTACAAGGCGCTCACCCGTCAGAAGATCCGGAAGCACCGCCAGTTCCTGACCCGTCAAAAGGTGGCGCTGGTCGCTGAGCTGAAGGAGGAACCCGAAGCCTGGGTTGCACGTATGGTGGAGCCGCTGCAGAAGAAAGGCTACCGTGTCCGTACCGACGGAGGCGCACTGCTGGCCGAGAAGCACCGCTTTAGCCGCTGGGGCCCCTATGTCATACATATTGGCCTGATTATTTTTTTGCTGGCTGTGCTGGCCCGGGGGCTGCCCGGTCTGAACATGGATCAGCATCTTGCGTTTCCGCAGGGTGAAACGGTCCGGATTCCGGATACTACCTATTATCTAAAAAATGAGAAGTTTACCGTGGAGTTCTATACGGAGGAGGAAATGCCCAAGGAATTCCGCGGGACCAAGATCCTTCCCAAACTGTACGAAACCCGGGCAGTTCTCTATGAATGCACAGCGGATTGCACCGATCCCTCCAGGGAACCGCAGCTGGCCGAGGTGGCCAGGCATGATATTCAGGTGAATTCGCCGCTCAGCTACAACGGATTGAAAGCGTATCAGTTTGATTATGACCTCACCCCGGTGCTGCGCTCGGTGCAGCCGGAACTCATTAATGCGAAGAGTGGCGAGGTATACGGCAAGTTCAAGCTGGATATGAACAATCCGCAGCGGTCGTTTCAGGCAGGCCCCTATACGCTGTCACTGAAAGAAAAATATATGGACTTCGGTTTGAACGAAGAGGGGCAGCCAGTGTCCAAATCTCCTTACCCTAACGCTCCAGCCTTCCTGTTTCTGATCACAGGGCCGGATCTGCCGGCCGGAGGGCAGCAGTATTTTTATTTTCCGAAGCAGGTCGACAAGGAAAAGTTCCAGATGACAGCCATCAACGATAAGCTTGGCGGCAGCGGGCGGTTCTTGGAGCTTGAGGTGGGTGACATGAGTGATGTGGATTTCTCGGAATCCACGACGTATCTGAACATTCGTGTGGACCGTGCGATGCCTTTCGTCTGGATCGGGGCAGGTATCGTCATGCTTGGACTGATTCTCGGGTTCTACTGGCAGCACAGGCGCATATGGCTGGCAGCCAATCATGGCGAGCTGGTACTCGGAGGCCATACGAATAAGAACTGGTTCGGCTTCCGCCGCGAGATCGTTTCGATTCTGGCGAAGACAGATTTGACAGTGGATGAAAAATCTCTGGACAACGGGGGAGGTCTGGCATGA
- a CDS encoding N-acetylmuramoyl-L-alanine amidase, whose product MAYKGFILHHSRCPSINGKGFDFWVATDGSIYAAPLLTDPEYIHVCLEGNFGEENTLPPLSKRKNQLFAAGKLILELAARYQIDPLVVETHTKTCPGAFFPWNELVIYPADGYH is encoded by the coding sequence ATGGCGTATAAAGGCTTTATTCTGCATCATTCCCGCTGTCCGTCCATTAATGGCAAGGGCTTTGACTTTTGGGTTGCAACAGATGGTTCAATTTATGCTGCGCCGCTGCTGACGGACCCGGAGTATATTCATGTGTGTCTGGAAGGCAACTTCGGGGAGGAGAACACGCTTCCGCCTCTGTCCAAGCGGAAAAATCAGCTGTTTGCGGCCGGCAAGCTTATCTTGGAATTGGCTGCGCGTTATCAAATTGACCCTCTTGTTGTGGAAACCCATACCAAAACCTGTCCGGGAGCATTTTTTCCATGGAATGAACTTGTGATTTATCCCGCTGATGGTTATCATTAA
- the glpK gene encoding glycerol kinase GlpK, protein MILSLDQGTTSSRAILFDQEAGMVSQGQYEIRQSFPRPGWVEHDPDQIWETQLAAARAAISESGKPAAEISAIGITNQRETALVWDKATGKPIYPAIVWQDRRTAEQCEQLKGRGLADTIAAKTGLVVDAYFSATKLAWILDHVPGARARAEQGELLGGTIDAWLIWKLTGGAVHATDVTNASRTMLYNLHERRWDEELLEELSIPRAILPEVRMSGGDFGAAGSEWFGVEIPIRSVLGDQQAALFGHTCLEAGSAKNTYGTGCFILMNTGTEAVASSHGLLTTVAWGMGDELYYALEGSVFVAGAAVQWLHEGLGVIEGPADSEEKAGEVEDSEGVVVVPAFTGLGAPYWDMYARGAVFGLTRGTTAGHLVRATLESLAFQSRDVIGAMEKDAGMPLTGLRVDGGAVRNDLLMQFQADILGSEVTRTMYAETTALGAALLAGLTSGIWTREQLESFNKAEKIFAPSMEAGERERRYHAWQDAVSRTMGWEKHEGRV, encoded by the coding sequence ATGATTCTATCATTAGACCAAGGCACTACCAGCTCGCGGGCGATCTTGTTCGACCAGGAGGCCGGTATGGTCTCGCAGGGGCAATATGAGATCAGACAATCCTTTCCCCGCCCCGGCTGGGTAGAACATGATCCGGATCAGATCTGGGAAACACAGCTCGCAGCGGCCAGAGCGGCTATCAGCGAGAGCGGAAAGCCCGCTGCGGAGATATCGGCTATCGGTATTACCAACCAGCGGGAAACCGCGCTGGTGTGGGATAAGGCCACCGGGAAGCCGATCTATCCGGCCATCGTCTGGCAGGACCGCCGTACAGCCGAACAGTGCGAGCAGCTGAAGGGGCGCGGGCTTGCGGATACCATTGCCGCCAAGACCGGCCTTGTAGTAGATGCCTACTTCTCGGCAACGAAGCTGGCCTGGATTCTGGATCATGTGCCTGGAGCGCGGGCACGTGCGGAACAAGGCGAGCTGCTGGGGGGAACCATCGATGCCTGGCTGATCTGGAAGCTTACCGGAGGAGCTGTGCACGCTACGGATGTTACGAATGCTTCACGGACCATGCTGTATAATCTCCATGAGCGGAGATGGGATGAGGAGCTGCTGGAAGAGCTGAGCATTCCGCGTGCGATTCTGCCGGAAGTCCGGATGTCCGGCGGAGATTTTGGAGCTGCCGGGAGTGAATGGTTCGGAGTGGAAATTCCGATTCGCTCCGTACTGGGAGACCAGCAGGCCGCTTTATTCGGGCATACCTGCCTGGAGGCCGGAAGTGCCAAAAATACATACGGCACCGGCTGCTTTATCCTCATGAATACCGGGACTGAAGCCGTAGCCTCCAGCCATGGGCTGCTGACCACGGTGGCCTGGGGCATGGGCGATGAATTATATTATGCGCTCGAAGGCAGCGTGTTCGTAGCGGGAGCCGCAGTCCAATGGCTTCATGAAGGGCTGGGCGTGATTGAAGGCCCGGCAGACTCGGAGGAAAAGGCCGGGGAGGTGGAGGACAGTGAAGGCGTTGTGGTGGTACCCGCTTTTACAGGACTTGGAGCCCCTTACTGGGATATGTATGCCCGCGGAGCCGTGTTCGGCCTGACCCGCGGTACGACGGCAGGCCATCTGGTGCGGGCGACTCTGGAGTCCCTGGCGTTCCAGTCCAGGGATGTCATCGGCGCCATGGAAAAAGACGCCGGAATGCCGCTGACCGGCCTGCGGGTCGATGGCGGCGCAGTGCGCAACGATCTGCTGATGCAGTTTCAGGCGGATATTCTGGGCAGCGAGGTGACGCGTACCATGTACGCGGAGACGACAGCGCTGGGGGCTGCCCTGCTCGCTGGCCTAACGTCCGGGATCTGGACCAGGGAGCAGCTGGAGAGCTTCAATAAGGCAGAGAAGATCTTCGCCCCGTCTATGGAGGCAGGGGAGCGTGAGCGCCGCTACCATGCCTGGCAGGACGCCGTATCGCGCACCATGGGCTGGGAGAAGCATGAAGGGCGCGTATAA
- a CDS encoding nucleoside recognition domain-containing protein has product MINGIWLGMILIGFVFAAVNGRMDAFTAAVFDGAKSGVTVSFGLISVLVFWMGMMRVAEDAGLLKKIAKVLGPVVSFLFPDVPKGHPAIGYILTNMSANLLGLGNAATPMGIKAMQELQTLNPDKETATPAMCTLLALNTASITLIPATLIAIRLNYGSSDPAAIVGTTLAATAVATLAAIAADRLCRRLAMLRRPPGPPAARSGNAARGSTPRPYSSLKG; this is encoded by the coding sequence ATGATTAACGGAATCTGGCTGGGGATGATCCTTATCGGCTTTGTGTTTGCGGCCGTGAACGGCCGCATGGATGCATTTACGGCTGCGGTATTCGATGGAGCCAAAAGCGGGGTTACCGTCAGCTTTGGCCTGATCAGTGTACTGGTGTTCTGGATGGGAATGATGCGGGTCGCAGAGGATGCGGGCCTGCTGAAGAAGATTGCCAAAGTGCTGGGGCCGGTTGTATCCTTTCTGTTTCCGGATGTGCCGAAAGGCCATCCGGCTATTGGCTATATCCTTACTAATATGAGCGCCAATCTGCTCGGTCTGGGCAATGCGGCCACACCGATGGGCATCAAGGCGATGCAGGAGCTGCAGACACTCAATCCGGACAAGGAGACGGCAACTCCAGCCATGTGTACCCTGCTGGCGCTGAACACCGCAAGCATTACCCTGATTCCTGCAACGCTGATTGCCATCCGGCTGAACTATGGCTCGTCCGACCCGGCTGCCATCGTCGGCACCACACTGGCGGCCACGGCGGTAGCGACCCTGGCCGCCATCGCAGCCGACCGGCTGTGCCGCCGCCTGGCTATGCTGCGCAGGCCGCCCGGACCGCCGGCCGCCCGGTCCGGGAATGCTGCCAGAGGGAGCACTCCGCGCCCGTATTCTTCTCTGAAAGGGTGA
- a CDS encoding response regulator transcription factor: MAEHLNRILVVDDEERIRRLLKMYLEKEGYEIDEAEDGEIALRKATANDYGLILLDVMLPGIDGIEVLTRLRGVKSTPVLMLTAKGEEINRVQGFEMGADDYVVKPFSPREVIYRVKAIMRRSSATAFLSKESNSSNNIVFPHLIIEHDAHRVTAGGQEVSLTPKEYELLHYLAISPDKVFSREELLKDVWNYEFFGDLRTVDTHVKRLREKLNKVSPESAAMITTVWGVGYKLEVPK; encoded by the coding sequence ATGGCAGAGCATTTGAACAGAATACTGGTGGTGGATGACGAGGAGCGCATTCGCCGCCTGCTGAAGATGTATCTTGAAAAAGAAGGCTACGAAATTGACGAAGCAGAAGACGGAGAAATCGCTCTGCGCAAAGCAACGGCCAATGATTACGGCTTGATTCTGCTGGATGTGATGCTGCCGGGAATCGATGGCATTGAAGTGCTGACCCGGCTCAGAGGTGTCAAATCGACGCCGGTTCTGATGCTGACAGCCAAAGGCGAAGAGATCAACCGGGTGCAGGGCTTCGAGATGGGGGCGGATGACTATGTGGTCAAACCCTTCAGCCCGCGCGAAGTGATCTACCGGGTGAAGGCGATTATGCGCCGTTCCTCCGCGACAGCCTTTTTGTCCAAAGAGAGCAACTCCAGCAATAATATCGTGTTTCCGCACCTTATCATTGAACATGATGCACACCGCGTAACCGCAGGGGGCCAGGAAGTCAGCCTGACTCCAAAAGAGTACGAGCTGCTGCATTATTTGGCTATTTCACCGGATAAAGTGTTCTCGCGCGAAGAACTGCTGAAGGATGTGTGGAACTATGAGTTCTTCGGGGATTTGCGCACCGTGGATACACATGTCAAGCGGCTTCGCGAGAAGCTCAACAAAGTATCACCGGAATCGGCAGCGATGATCACCACGGTCTGGGGAGTAGGCTATAAGTTAGAGGTGCCTAAATAA
- the resA gene encoding thiol-disulfide oxidoreductase ResA — protein sequence MGKARKPVQIIILFVIILLGGYAISSSVFGGDGKPREGGKAPSFELLGLDGLTHTLDEYKGKSVVLNFWGSWCAPCVKEMPALQAQWEKWKEQGVVVVGINVGEDQMTVENFVKQVDINFPVVMDTGRDAVRSYGVSPLPTTFFINTKGRVDSIHIGQLDLSTLDDQIRKLVEP from the coding sequence GTGGGCAAAGCGAGAAAGCCGGTTCAAATCATCATTCTGTTCGTGATTATTTTGCTCGGGGGTTATGCAATCAGTTCCTCGGTGTTCGGAGGGGACGGAAAACCCAGGGAAGGCGGAAAGGCCCCTTCCTTTGAGCTGCTTGGATTAGACGGTCTGACCCATACGCTTGACGAATACAAGGGGAAGTCTGTTGTGCTTAATTTTTGGGGTTCCTGGTGCGCCCCTTGCGTCAAAGAGATGCCTGCCCTGCAGGCCCAGTGGGAGAAGTGGAAGGAGCAGGGCGTAGTGGTCGTCGGCATAAATGTCGGCGAGGACCAGATGACCGTGGAGAATTTTGTCAAGCAAGTCGATATTAATTTTCCGGTTGTCATGGATACCGGCCGCGATGCTGTCCGCAGCTACGGCGTGTCACCGCTTCCAACCACTTTCTTCATTAATACCAAAGGCAGGGTGGACAGCATCCATATCGGACAGCTGGATCTCAGCACGCTTGATGATCAGATCAGGAAGCTGGTGGAGCCGTGA
- the ccsA gene encoding cytochrome c biogenesis protein CcsA, whose translation MSLLDFSSDVFIAAFFLYSGSFMLFTIAIMGRKWSGRKPEEHTARWGRIAFIVSSLGLICHLAYFITRWAGSGHIPVSNMYEFMTFLSMMVMVAFTVIFSIYRKIILGVFAVPISIIIMAYAAVFPQEVQPLIPSLKSIYLNIHVTLAALGESFFAVGFAAGLMYLLRTVNFAGKEKNDRKQQRLVEFTLFSIIVIIGFLGSVFAFRGAGYETVFVRSNVTIDSPGQGDSTIEKVSYKMPPIVAPYHSEIESFQPFLGMKKPLFEAPSWMNGVNAGRKFNTVLWSLISGLLLYGILRLAARKPLGRAIHPVLDGIDENDLDEITYRAIAIGFPIFTLGALIFAMIWAQVAWGRFWGWDPKEVWALVTWLFYSAYLHLRLARGWQGRKSAWLAVLGFLVVMFTLVGVNLVIAGLHSYAGTD comes from the coding sequence ATGAGCTTGCTCGATTTCAGCAGTGACGTCTTTATTGCCGCATTCTTTTTGTACAGCGGGTCGTTCATGTTGTTCACGATTGCTATAATGGGCCGCAAATGGTCCGGTAGGAAGCCGGAGGAGCATACCGCCCGCTGGGGCAGGATCGCTTTTATCGTATCCTCTCTCGGCCTGATCTGCCACCTTGCTTATTTCATCACCCGCTGGGCAGGCTCAGGGCATATTCCAGTGAGCAATATGTATGAGTTCATGACGTTTTTATCCATGATGGTCATGGTGGCTTTTACCGTGATCTTCTCGATTTACCGCAAAATCATTCTCGGTGTCTTCGCGGTGCCGATCTCGATTATCATCATGGCTTATGCGGCGGTATTTCCGCAAGAGGTGCAGCCGCTGATTCCTTCACTAAAATCCATTTATCTGAATATCCATGTCACGCTGGCCGCGCTGGGTGAATCCTTCTTCGCCGTTGGCTTTGCGGCCGGACTGATGTATTTGCTGCGCACTGTGAACTTCGCCGGCAAGGAGAAGAACGACCGCAAGCAGCAGCGTCTGGTCGAATTTACTCTGTTCTCAATCATTGTTATAATTGGGTTTCTTGGATCAGTATTTGCTTTTCGCGGCGCAGGGTACGAAACGGTTTTCGTTAGATCCAACGTAACGATTGACAGCCCTGGGCAGGGAGATAGTACAATAGAGAAAGTGAGCTACAAAATGCCGCCTATTGTGGCACCTTACCATAGCGAAATTGAGAGCTTCCAGCCGTTTCTTGGAATGAAAAAGCCGCTTTTTGAAGCGCCTTCTTGGATGAATGGCGTGAACGCCGGTCGAAAATTCAACACGGTTCTCTGGTCGCTGATTTCCGGTCTGCTTCTATACGGAATTCTGCGTCTGGCTGCCCGCAAACCGCTGGGCAGGGCGATCCATCCCGTACTGGATGGAATTGATGAGAATGACCTTGATGAAATTACGTACAGGGCGATTGCCATCGGCTTCCCGATCTTTACTTTGGGGGCTTTGATTTTTGCAATGATATGGGCACAGGTGGCCTGGGGCCGGTTTTGGGGATGGGACCCCAAGGAAGTCTGGGCTCTGGTCACTTGGCTGTTTTACAGTGCCTACCTGCATTTACGTCTGGCACGCGGCTGGCAGGGACGCAAGTCCGCTTGGCTCGCCGTACTCGGCTTTCTGGTCGTAATGTTTACCCTGGTTGGCGTTAATCTGGTCATCGCCGGGCTTCATTCCTATGCAGGAACGGATTGA
- a CDS encoding pseudouridine synthase: MERLQKILAQAGVASRRKCEEMILAGKVEVNGELVTTLGTKVDPATDIIKVAGRLIRGENKIYIMFNKPKGVITSASDDKGRKVVTDYLKGIKERVYPVGRLDYDTEGLLLLTNDGEFANLLTHPKHHVPKTYLATVKGVPHGTALDKLKAGIKLEDGMTAPAEVEYKDVDEENKESVISITIHEGRNRQVRRMFEAISHPVIRLKRISFGDILLQNLKRGSYRHLTKDEINHLQQIAKAGMLKANPTRKDT, encoded by the coding sequence ATGGAAAGATTACAAAAAATATTGGCGCAGGCAGGTGTGGCGTCAAGACGCAAGTGTGAAGAAATGATTTTGGCCGGTAAAGTGGAAGTCAACGGGGAACTCGTAACTACGCTTGGCACGAAGGTGGACCCCGCAACAGATATAATCAAGGTCGCCGGTAGACTGATCCGGGGCGAGAACAAGATCTACATTATGTTCAATAAGCCCAAGGGTGTGATTACAAGCGCTTCCGACGACAAGGGACGCAAGGTAGTAACGGATTACCTCAAAGGCATCAAAGAGCGCGTATACCCTGTGGGCCGTCTGGATTACGATACGGAAGGGCTGCTGCTGCTGACGAATGACGGGGAGTTTGCCAACCTGCTCACGCATCCGAAGCATCATGTGCCCAAGACCTATCTGGCCACGGTCAAGGGTGTACCGCATGGCACCGCGCTGGACAAGCTCAAAGCCGGCATTAAGCTGGAGGATGGGATGACCGCTCCGGCAGAAGTGGAATATAAAGACGTTGATGAAGAGAATAAAGAATCGGTCATCAGCATTACAATCCATGAAGGCCGCAACCGTCAGGTCCGGCGGATGTTCGAAGCCATTTCCCATCCCGTCATCCGCCTGAAACGGATTTCCTTCGGCGATATTCTGCTGCAAAATCTCAAACGCGGCTCCTACCGCCATTTGACCAAGGATGAAATCAATCATCTCCAGCAAATTGCCAAAGCTGGAATGCTGAAAGCGAACCCAACGCGCAAGGACACATAA
- the ytfJ gene encoding GerW family sporulation protein: MSDHPIQGLMQTAMENIKGMVDVNTIVGDPVETPDGSVILPISKVAFGFAAGGSDYRVEDDAPGINGAGSGVKMLPFGGGSGGGVSIRPIAFLVVGREGVHIVPLDNQTHLFEKIIDATPGLIDKIQTMFPSGGSSQNDASSQNGTPVGSQVVASGTEKAVKTPVPSDSSTH; encoded by the coding sequence ATGTCAGATCACCCGATTCAAGGTCTCATGCAGACCGCTATGGAAAATATTAAAGGCATGGTGGATGTTAATACGATTGTCGGCGACCCGGTAGAAACTCCGGATGGCAGTGTGATTCTGCCGATCAGTAAAGTTGCCTTCGGCTTTGCCGCAGGCGGCAGTGATTACCGCGTCGAAGATGATGCCCCCGGCATCAATGGCGCTGGAAGCGGCGTCAAAATGCTTCCGTTCGGCGGCGGCAGCGGCGGCGGGGTATCCATCCGGCCAATCGCCTTTCTTGTGGTCGGCAGGGAAGGGGTTCACATTGTGCCGCTGGATAACCAGACCCATCTGTTCGAGAAAATTATTGATGCGACTCCGGGTCTCATCGACAAAATTCAGACCATGTTCCCAAGCGGCGGATCGTCCCAGAATGACGCTTCGTCGCAGAATGGCACACCTGTAGGTTCACAAGTAGTAGCTTCGGGTACCGAAAAAGCGGTTAAAACCCCTGTCCCTTCAGATTCCTCGACTCATTAG
- a CDS encoding DUF2953 domain-containing protein: MTLWLAIPLALLLLVIVVLLVILTSYIHFHFRVCRLGKDDRIELDLKALFGLVKFHYELPALVFQGMEKGIKVKLEESGIAPVRKDQDLEEQIDKQSVAEWLKNIRIAMQATRGLNKWLKDTLAHVQITKLDWSTDFSLGDAAYTATAAGAFWGLKWTLAGWLSRQVRLIKAPRMFVAPVFSDEMSFSTETVCAGKLSMGYAFYSAFQLLRRASKVQGGLRHWKELFSRILSVFPQKKAD; this comes from the coding sequence GTGACGTTATGGCTGGCAATACCCTTGGCGCTGTTGCTGCTAGTGATTGTAGTGCTGCTGGTGATTCTGACTTCATACATACATTTTCATTTCCGGGTGTGCAGGCTGGGCAAAGATGACCGGATAGAGTTAGATCTGAAAGCTCTATTTGGCTTGGTCAAATTTCACTATGAGCTGCCTGCGCTCGTGTTCCAGGGAATGGAGAAGGGGATCAAAGTAAAGCTGGAAGAAAGCGGCATTGCGCCGGTCCGGAAGGATCAAGACCTTGAGGAGCAAATCGACAAGCAGTCGGTTGCGGAATGGCTGAAGAATATCCGCATAGCGATGCAGGCAACGCGCGGTCTGAACAAATGGCTGAAGGATACACTGGCCCATGTCCAGATCACCAAGCTTGACTGGTCTACCGATTTCTCACTGGGCGATGCGGCATATACGGCGACGGCAGCGGGAGCGTTCTGGGGGCTGAAATGGACTCTGGCAGGCTGGCTATCGAGGCAGGTCCGGCTGATCAAAGCTCCGCGGATGTTCGTTGCGCCCGTGTTCTCAGATGAGATGTCCTTCTCCACCGAGACGGTATGCGCGGGTAAGCTTTCAATGGGCTATGCCTTTTATTCAGCGTTTCAGCTTCTGCGGCGGGCCTCCAAGGTACAGGGAGGGCTGCGGCACTGGAAAGAGCTGTTCAGCCGCATCCTCTCGGTGTTCCCGCAGAAGAAGGCGGATTAA
- a CDS encoding spore maturation protein, whose product MITFIPLYAFTRKVPVYESFVEGAKDGFGTAIAIIPHLVGMLVAISVFRASGALDFMMGFIAPALKGIGVPPEVLPLGLLRPLTGTGSLAYTTDLISVHGPDSLIGMIASTIQGSTDTTLYVLTVYFGAVGIRNGRYALKVGLFSDIVGFVASIAVCLLAFS is encoded by the coding sequence ATGATTACCTTCATTCCCCTATACGCCTTTACACGCAAGGTCCCGGTCTACGAGTCCTTTGTCGAAGGCGCCAAGGACGGCTTTGGTACAGCCATCGCCATTATTCCCCATCTGGTAGGCATGCTTGTTGCCATCAGCGTCTTCCGCGCCTCCGGCGCGCTGGACTTCATGATGGGCTTCATCGCTCCCGCCTTGAAGGGGATAGGCGTGCCGCCGGAAGTGCTGCCGCTTGGCCTCCTGCGTCCGCTCACAGGCACCGGCTCGCTGGCGTATACCACCGATCTGATCAGTGTGCACGGGCCTGATTCCCTGATTGGCATGATTGCCTCTACCATCCAGGGCAGCACGGATACGACTTTGTACGTACTGACCGTTTATTTCGGCGCTGTAGGCATCCGCAACGGCCGTTACGCCCTCAAGGTCGGCCTCTTCTCAGACATCGTAGGCTTCGTGGCCTCGATTGCCGTGTGTCTCCTGGCGTTCAGCTAG
- a CDS encoding erythromycin esterase family protein, producing the protein MKPLLKDKTVVSLGENFHRVGEYDSMKTRLIKYLHEELGFEVIAFESGLAEASVVNDVADELTSADMMDNSIYDIWQSSETLELFNYIKQSRRTDKPLQLAGYDMQYTSPMLTLAARSFISKVNAAYGKEFMDFDNEATGKFNELMNQYSLVTKSNPVYQQKVRQLSQKYVPKYKEYIKFIQEHREPLDAAYPNAPHTADTILKGLEDRVAIFTQAQLKNVREIYEARDRIMAEHVEWLMKVRYPGKKIILWAHNDHLAKNTSDIRVLEQGKWQNSFISMGELLHQKLKDKMYVVGLYMNRGKAAAISTLKEFPIGPMPKGTLEARIMQSGYSRTFVDLTGHTKAGPGNSWMFQPQYAAEDGLTREVIVPMVMKFVPKEQFDGLIVIDKVSPPTRTY; encoded by the coding sequence TTGAAGCCGCTGCTGAAGGACAAAACCGTCGTCAGCCTTGGCGAAAATTTCCACCGGGTTGGCGAATACGACAGCATGAAGACGAGATTGATAAAATATCTGCATGAGGAGCTGGGGTTTGAGGTTATCGCTTTTGAGTCGGGGCTGGCTGAGGCCTCTGTCGTCAACGATGTGGCTGATGAATTGACTTCAGCAGATATGATGGATAATTCCATTTATGATATCTGGCAATCCTCAGAAACCCTGGAGCTGTTCAACTACATCAAACAATCCCGCCGGACGGACAAGCCTTTGCAGCTGGCCGGATATGATATGCAATATACATCCCCCATGCTTACGCTGGCGGCCCGCAGCTTTATTTCCAAGGTCAATGCCGCTTATGGCAAAGAATTTATGGATTTTGATAACGAAGCCACCGGGAAATTTAATGAGCTGATGAATCAATACAGCCTGGTGACCAAAAGCAATCCTGTTTACCAGCAGAAGGTACGCCAGCTCAGCCAAAAGTATGTTCCAAAATACAAGGAATACATTAAGTTCATTCAGGAACACCGGGAACCGTTAGACGCAGCTTACCCCAATGCGCCCCACACGGCAGATACCATCCTGAAAGGGCTGGAGGACCGTGTGGCAATTTTCACGCAGGCTCAGCTAAAGAATGTGCGGGAAATTTACGAAGCCCGGGACAGAATCATGGCTGAGCATGTGGAATGGCTGATGAAGGTTAGATACCCCGGCAAAAAGATCATTCTGTGGGCCCACAATGACCATTTGGCTAAAAACACCTCGGACATCCGTGTCCTCGAGCAAGGGAAGTGGCAAAACAGCTTTATTAGCATGGGCGAGCTGCTGCATCAGAAATTGAAGGATAAAATGTATGTGGTCGGCTTGTATATGAACCGGGGCAAAGCGGCAGCCATTTCAACCTTGAAGGAATTCCCGATCGGCCCGATGCCAAAGGGGACCCTGGAAGCGAGAATCATGCAAAGCGGGTATTCCCGGACCTTTGTAGACCTCACAGGGCATACCAAAGCAGGCCCGGGCAACAGCTGGATGTTTCAGCCGCAATATGCTGCTGAAGACGGGCTGACCAGAGAGGTTATTGTTCCAATGGTGATGAAATTCGTGCCGAAGGAGCAGTTCGACGGCCTGATTGTCATTGATAAAGTATCCCCGCCAACCCGTACCTATTAA